CGAATTGGACGATTCGGTTCGAGGTGAATGGTTGCGCTTGGGTATGGCCGTTGCGAGTTGGTGCTGTGCGGATCAGAAAACACGTATCTGAGGTGATTATCGTCCGAATCTTTGTTTGCCTTGCATTTGGGATAGGAGGCGTTGCTGGGCTTTTGCGCCGCCGGCCAGGCCGCTGCCCATGCCTTTGAAGAGTTTGGACATTTGGGTGTGCTGGCGGAGGAGGTTGTTGACCTCCTGGACGGTGGTTCCGGAGCCGGCGGCGATGCGCTTGCGGCGGCTGCCGTTGATGATGGCGGAGTTGTGGCGCTCCTTGGCGGTCATGGAGTTGATGATGGCCTCGATGCGGGTGAACTGGGACTCGTCGACGTTGGCGGCGGCCTGCTGCATGCCGGCGAAGGGGCCGACGGAGGGCAGCATCTTGAGGATGGATTGCATGCTGCCGAGCTTCTTGACCTGACGGAGCTGGTCGCGGAAGTCTTCGAGGGAGAAGCCGTCGCCGGTGAGGGCCTTTTTGGCGAAGGCCTCGGCCTTGGAGCGGTCGAGTTTTTCTTCGGCGCGCTCGAGGAGGGTGGCGATGTCGCCCATGCCGAGGATGCGGCCGACGATGCGGTCGGGGTGGAAGGCTTCGAAGGCGTCGGGCTTTTCACCGGTGCCGAGGAACTTGATGGGGGCGCCGGTGATCTGGCGGATGGAGAGGGCGGCGCCGCCGCGGGAGTCGCCGTCCATTTTAGTGAGGATGGCGCCGGTGATCTGGAGGCGGTCGTTGAAGGCCTTGGCGGAGTTGACGGCGTCCTGGCCGGTCATGGCGTCGGCGACAAAGAGGATCTCGGAGGGGTTGAGGAGCTTTTTGAGCTCGGACATTTCGTCCATGAGCTGCTCGTCGATGCCGAGGCGGCCGGCGGTGTCGACGATGAGGATGTCGCAGGCGTAGTTGCGGGCTTCGCGGAGGGCTTCTTTGGCGAGGCGGAGGACTTCGGTTGTCTGGTTCTGGCGATCAGCTGCGAGCTCCGAGCTGCCAGCTTCGAGTTTGCCTTCGTAGATTTGTGCGTTGATGGATTGCGCGACGACTTTGAGCTGCTCGCGGGCGGCGGGGCGGTAGACGTCGACGGAGACGAGCAGGGGGCGGTGGCCGCCCTTTTTGAGCCACTGGGCGAGCTTGCCGGCGGTGGTGGTTTTGCCGGAGCCCTGGAGGCCGGCCATGAGGATGACGCTGGGGGGCTGGGGCGCGAATTTGAAGCGCGCGGTGTCGTGGCCGAGGACGTCCATGAGCTCGTCGCGGACGATTTTGACGATCTGCTCGGAGGGGTTGAGGGCGGTGGCGACGCCGGTGCCGAGGGCTTTGGCGCGGATGTCCTCGATGATTTTGCGGGTGACGTCGAGGTTGACGTCGGATTCGAGGAGGGCGACGCGGATGGAGCGGAGGGCGTCGTTGATGTTCTCGTCGGTGAGTGTGCCCTGGCCGCGCAGGTCTTTGAAGCTGCGCTGGAGTTTTTCGGAGAGGTTCTCAAACATGGCTACTTTGAGTTTATCGGATTAGGCGTGCTGGGGTCGGTTCGTGCCGAGGGAGGTACGGGGGGCTGGCGGTGAGGGGTGGTTCGGGGAAGAATCGGGAGTATGCCTTCTGCGAGTTTGGGTGCTTCAACCGGGTTGGGAGATGTGGGGTTGTTGCGGGAGTACGCGACGCATCTGCGGGTGGAAAAGGGCCTGCGGCCGCTGAGTGTGGAAGCGTATCAGAGGGACCTGGAGAGCTTTGCGGAGTTTGTGGAGGGCGGGGACAGGACGCTGATGTCGGCGAGGCAGGAGGATGTCAGCGGATTTATGCGGCATCTGCGCGAGCACGCGATTGAGAGCCGGAGTGTGGCGAGGAAGCTGAGCTGTCTGCGGGGGTTCTACAGGTGGATGCTGAAGGACAAGCGGATTGCGCATGATCCGACGGTGAATATTGAGTCGCCGAGTAGCTGGAAGGTGCTGCCAAAGAGTTTGGCCGAGAGTGATGTGCGCGAGATGCTGGAGCGTACGGGCGCGGCGGCGCGGAGCGATGCGGCGGATGGGGTTTCGTTGAGGGATCACGCGATCATGGAGCTGCTGTATGCGGGCGGTCTGCGTGTGGGCGAGATTGTGGGGCTGCACGTGGAGGATTTGCGGCTGGAGTCCGCGAGTGTGCAGGTGCGGGGCAAGGGAGATAAGGAGCGGATCGTGCCGCTGCATGCGAAGGCGGTCGAGGCGCTGGAGCAGTATGTGAAGCGCGGAAGGCCGGAGCTGCTGCGGGGTGTGCATGGTGTGCAGCGGGCGCTGTTTGTTTCGGTGAGAGGCAAGGCGTTGACGGCGCAGAGTGTGTGGCGGCTGGTGAAGGGGTTGAACTCGCAGGCGAGCCCGCACAAGCTGAGGCATAGTTGCGCGACGCATATGGTGGAGCATGGTGCGGATTTGCGCACGGTTCAGACGCTGCTGGGGCATGCGGATATCGCGACGACGCAGGTGTATACGCATCTGGCGATTGATCGGCTGAAGACGGTGCACAGGATGCATCATCCGCGCGCGAAGATGCGTGAACCCACTCATCGCGATGAGGCCGCGATGAATGGGGCACCCGGAGTTGTGGCACGATGAGCGGAAAGAAGTCGACTGGATTTGTCGAACTCGCGGGGAAGTTTCTTGCGATGCTGCGCGAGGAGCGGGGGGCGAGTGAGCACACGCTGCGGGCGTATGGGCGGGAGGTGCGCGGGTTCGCGGAGTATCTAGGCGAGACGCTGGGTGAGGATGGCGATGTGCGGAAGGTGGAGCACACGCATATTCGGGCGTACCTGGCGGTGCTGTTCGATCGTGGGTTGACAAAGGCGAGTGTGGCGCGGGCGCTGGCGGCGGTGAGGAGCTGGTTCAAGTGGCTGGCGCGGAGTGGGTATGTGGAGTCGAATCCGGCGTCGCTGGTGAGCACGCCGAAGCTGCCGAAGCATCTGCCGAGGGTTCCGGGGATTGAGGAGTTGAACCGGGTGTTGAATTCCTTAGAGCGAGGCAGCGGGTCAGCGAGTCAGCAAGTCAGTGGGAAGGACGAAGAGCAAGAGGCGGCAGCGTGGCCGGCGCGGGATCGGGTGATCTTTGAGTTGTTGTATGGGTCGGGGATTCGAAACTCGGAGCTGTGTGGGTTGGATTTGAGCAGCATCCTGTGGGGCGATGATGCGATTCGAGTGTTCGGTAAGGGCAGGAAAGAGAGATTGGTGCCGCTGGGAGATGAGGCGGCCGCGGCGATCAGGGCGTATCTGCCGGAGCGTCGCGAGAGGTTAGAGGCGGCGGGCAAGGGAAAGCTGGTGCATGATGGGCCGCTGCTGATGAATTTGCGGGCGCGCGGGAGCTGCAGACTTACGACGCGCAGCGTCGGGCGGATAGTCAAGCAGATTGCGCTGAGCCGCGGGCTGGCGGCGGATGTGCATCCGCATACGCTGCGGCATGCGTTCGGAACGCACATGCTGGAGGAGGGGGCTGATCTGCGGGCGATCCAGGAGATGCTGGGGCATGAGCGTCTTTCTACGACGCAGCGATACACGCAGTTGACGGTGGGGCAGGTGCAGCGCGTGTATGAGGAGACGCATCCGCGGGCGAGGTGAGCGGATGTTTCGCGTGGCCTTGCGATCTAACCGAGGCGCAGGATGAAGATCGCGAGTGCGATGCCACTAAGGGCGAGGATGCTTGCAAAGGTAACGCCGAGATACGAAGGTCTGCCGGGCTGCCACGTGCCCTGGGCAAGGCGGCGTATGACAGCGAGGTGCTGCAGCAGAGCCGCTACGAGGACAACTACGCCGAGCACAACGAGCAGAACGCCGGTGGCCACAGAGTGCATGGTGGAGTGCTGTGGAGTGTTACTGAGCTCACGCAGGAAGAGGCCGAATCGGCTGACGGCGAAGCCGACACCCATCAGGCCTAGGCCGGTGCGAATCCAGGCAAGAAAGGTGCGTTCGGCCGCGAAATAGATGCGCGGGTCCTGCTCGGGACTTTGTTCCATGGGACATGGGATGCGACATTCGGATGTCCCGACGGCCGGAGAACAAGGTGGTGTGACCATTGGATAGGTTGGGAAGCCTGTCACGCATCCGTGAGCTGGCTGGGCGGCTACATGCATACTGCGTACTGCGGGCGGTCCAGGAGATGCTGGGGCGTGAGCGGTTGTCGACGACGCAGCGGTAATACGCAATTGACGGTGGGTCAGGTGCAGCGCGTGTATGAGGAGACTCATCCGCGGGCGCGGTGAGTGCGGAGCTTCTTCTGTGAAATAAAGACTCGACCTCACGGGATGCGTGAGGTCGAGGGAAGAAACGCGCTTAAAAGTCCGAGGCGATTAGCAGCTCAACTTCGGGCGCATCTTGCGACGGAGTGCGCCGGCCGCGCCGAGAAGGCTGGAGCCGACGAGGAGCAGTGAGGCGGGCTCAGGCGTCGCGGCCGGCGGAGTGCCGGGTGTAACCGTGACATCTTCTTTGGAGCCGCTGGTTCCGTAGATAACTGAGACATCAGTGGAAACCACCGTTGAATCCGCGTTGAGGCCGGGGATCTTAATGATGAACGTGCCGGTGCCGAGGATCGACGGATCGTGGTTGAGCACGGATGGATTGACGTAGTAGTTGGTTTCGTCCGTAAGGATCAGATCATCAGGCTGGGAGCCGACGGCACAACTGCCTGCGGCCTCGAGGCAGATCTGACCGGTAGTGGTGTTATTCGAAACGCCCCAGTGGTCGATCGTGTCGGTTGTGTCCGGATCCGCGATCGCGGAATGGCTTTTGCTTGCGGAGATGTTGACCAAAGTGCCCGATGTTCCGGTCAATGTGACGGCCGACGTCGGTTTATTGTTCAGGTTGAAAAGGAGACCGGCGATCAGGTTGTCGTCGCTGCTCTGGCTGGATCCGTTGAGGTTAGTGTTATTCGTTAGCGTGATCGTGATTGTTCCGGCGGTGGGATTCAGATCCATGGTTCCCGTGCCAGCGACAGAACCGGTGAAGCTGAGGTTGTAATACGTATCCGCATGCATTGCAGAAGCCGACAAGAACAAAAGAGCGCAAACCAATGCTGCCAACGTAACCCCAAGGCGGGGTCTACCCAAAAACTTCATAAGAAAAGGCCTTCCTTGAATAAGTGATGTCTGTCGTATGTAGAAGCACGCCGAGTGCCACTTATTGTCGCGACGAGATTCGCGTTATGAAGGCAAATTCTGGGATATCGGAGAAGAGGAGTAGTCCATGTGCAAAGTTCTGCATGCACTCAGTGCGATGCATTTGCCTAGGAGCGTAAGTGCGTTGGCGGCGTGGGTTCCTGCGGCAGAGATTCGGGAACTCATGCAGGTAAAAGGGCAGGGTTGGCGGTAACGAAACAGCAGTACGTTGCCTTCACGCGTCAGTAGCGGGGGATGGAGGGGTCGATGGCGCAGGACCAGAGGTCGATGCCGCCGGCGACGGATTGGGCTTTTGCGAAGCCTTGCTGACGAAGCCAGTTGGCGACAGAGAGGGAACGTGCGCCGTGATGACAGAGGACGGCGATGGGTTGATCTTCGTCGAGCTCGTTGAAGGCACGCGCGGGGATCTCGTTCATCGGAATGAGCGTGCTATTGGGTATGTGCGCGGTGGCGTACTCCCAGGGCTCGCGGACATCGAGGAGAAGCGGCGGGTGAGTGGAGGCGAGTTGTTGTTTGAGCTGGTCGACGGTGATCTCGAGGTCCATGTTTAAGACAGTAGAGGGTGGACCGTAGACAGTAAAGTTGATGCGTCGTGATTCGATAGCGAAGTCAATTTGAATGGTGTCAGACATTTGCGAAACGCCGTTTCGGCTCGGTTGACGCGAGCCACGGAGCAGCGGAGAATTGCGGGCCTAGGCGCCTCGACAATTTGAACGATTAGCTTCCGCAGAGACTCTGAACCCGGCCCCATCCGAGGCGCAACAAATTTTTCAAGTCGAGGAGGAGTTATGAGCACACAGGCTCCGATGAAAGAGACCCCTGCGCTGGATATGGACAAGCTGAACGCGTTTGTGGGTCAGTTTGTGAACGATCTTGGCGCGGCGGTGCACAGCGGGATGGTGGTGATCGGCGAAAAGCTGGGGCTCTATAAGGCGCTGGCGGAGATGCCGATGACGTCGACGGAACTGGCGGCGAAGACGAAGACGGACGAACGGTATGTGCGCGAGTGGCTGGCGTCGCAAGCTGCGGGCGGATATGTAACGTTCGAGGAGAAGACGGGCAAGTTCAGCTTGTCGCCGGAGCAGGCGTTTACGCTGGCGGCGGAAGACAGTCCGGCGTATCTGCCGGGAGCGTTTGAGCTGGCGCTGGCTTCGCTGGCTGCAGTGCCGAGGATCGCGGCGTCGTTCAAGACTGGCGAGGGGATGGGATGGGGCGAGCATGTAGAGGGCGTGTTTCACGGCTGCGAGAAGTTCTTCCGGCCAGGGTATGCGGCGAATTTGATGAGCTCGTGGATTCCGTCGCTGGAGGGTGTGCAGGAAAAGCTGGAGAAGGGCGCGATGGTGGCCGACGTGGGATGCGGCAAGGGTGCGTCGACGCTATTGATGGCGGAGGCGTTTCCGAAATCGACGTTCTTCGGATTTGATTATCACGACAAGTCGATTGAGGGAGCGCGACAGGCGGCAGCGAACAAGGGGATGAGCGACCGCGTGACGTTCGGGATTGCGACGGCGAAGGGCTTTCCGGGGAAGTATGACCTGGTGACAGTCTTCGATTGCCTGCACGATATGGGCGATCCTGTGGGCGCAGCGAAGCACGTGCGCGAGGCACTGACGCCGGATGGAACGTGGATGATCGTGGAGCCGTTCGCGAACGACGCGTTGAAGGACAATATGAATCCGGTGGGGCGAGTTTATTACTCATTCTCGACGCTGCTATGCACGCCGTGCTCGCGATCGCAGGAGGTTGGAATGTGCTTGGGTGCGCAGGCGGGAGAGGCGCGGATTCGCGATGTGGTGACGCAGGCGGGGTTCACGCGCTTCCGCAGAGCGACGCAGACGCCATTCAACATTGTGTATGAGGCGAGGCCGTAGTGCGGAGTGGTCAGTGGTTCGTCGTTAGTGAAGGCAAACTACCGGACGACGGCGTTGAACGGAAGGAAGAGAGTGAAGACGGTGCCGCGGTGCGCGGGTGACTGGCTGCTGCGCACGTCGAGCGTGCCGCGGTGACGATCGACGATCTCTTTGGTGACCCAGAGGCCCAGGCCTGTGCCGGTGAGGCCTTTGGTCGTGAAGAAGGGATTGAACAGGCGCGCTCGAGTTTCGGGTGACATGCCCATGCCGGTATCGGCGATGGTCACCGCGATGCCGGGCTCTCCGTTGCGCCAGTTACGAGATTCACGGTCGCGAAGGAAGAGCGTGCCGCCGGCGGGCATGGCATCGAGCGCGTTGCTGATGATGTTGGCAAGTACCTGGCGGATTTCGCCTTCAAAGCAGTGGACGCGGCGCTTGGCACTGGAGTGGCGATCGATCTGGACGTTCGCGTTGGCGATGCGGCCCTGATAGACCGACAGGACGCTACCGACGAGGTCGGTGAGATTGATCTCCTGCGGGTTGCTGGACTGCTTGTGAAAACGGAGGGTCTGCGAGGTGATGGCGGAGACTCGGCGTAGCTCAACTTCGGCAGTCCGGACGTAATGGCGTGCCTGATCGAGGGTTTCGCTGTGCTCGGCGAGGTATAGGAGGTTTGTGACGGACTCGAGCGGATTGTTGATCTCGTGCGCGATGGAACTGGCGAGGCGACCGACGATGGCGAGCTTTTCGGATTGCTGGAGAGCGAGCTCGGCCTTCTTCTGCTGAGTGATCTCAAGTGAGGCAGCGGTGATGGCCTGGATGTTGCCGTCGGCGCCGTAGACGGGGAAGTAGCTGACGGTCCAGTAACGGTGCTCGTCCGCAGGGTCGTTGAAGAGCTTGCCTTCGAGCGGATAGTTGATGACGGGCTCGCCTCGCGCTACCTGATCGAAGAGCTCCTTGAGGCCTTCGATCGGAGCCATCTCGGTGAGCGTGCGGCCGACGATTTGTTCAGGCTTCAGCCCGAAGAAGGCAGCCTGACGGTCGTTGAGGCGGAGGTAATGGTAGTCGTCCAGATCAAAGAGCGCGAGTCCGATGGGGGCGGTGCTGTAGATGGTTTCGATTTCAGCGCGCTGGCGTTCGGCCTCTTGGGTCTTGCGCTGCAGGGTCTCGCGATCGAGCTTTTCCTGGGTGAAGTCGCGAAAGAAGATGACGATGCCGTCTTCGGTGGGAAAGCTCTGGACGCGCAGCCACTGGTTGAGGGGCTCCGGATAGAAGGCTTCGAACTCGCCGCGGAGGCCTTCTTCCATGGAGCGGCGGTAATTTTCAATGTAGGGCGAATTCTTGTAAACGGTACCGGGGAAGGCTTCAAAGAGGTTCTGGCCGACGAGGTTGCGGCCAAAGGAGATGATCTCGTTGGCGCGGCGGTTGAGGAATGTGAAGCGGTAGTCCCGGTCGAGGAAGACCATGGCGTCCGTCGTGGCGTCGAAGAACTGCTCCATCTGGCGCCGAAGTGATTCGGTTTGCAGGTCGGAGCGGCTGGCGAGGTCTGGCACAGAAGTGTCCTTGAGGCGATGAAAGGCGGAGGGTTGCCGACGTCGCGGGAAGAATCTGGCGTGATTCTAAACGTTGAGGAACGACTGCAAAAGAGTGGCAGTTTTGCGTCGCAAGACAATTTCATCCTGAATTTCGAGATTACTTATAGACGATGGAATAGGTAAGGCTAAGCGTTCCGCTCTTGTACGTATGATGCTGCCGGAGAATGAGCTGGAGGCGTTGCGACGGAGGGGGAAGCAAGGGTATGCCACCGCCGAGAAGGATTGGGATGACGATAAGTTCGATTTCGTCGACGAGATTAGCCGCGAGGAGGGTGCGGAAGAGCTCGCCGCCGCCGAAGAGCCAGATGTCTTTGCCATTGTCGGGTTGGTTGCGGAGTTCGGCGACGGTTTGCTCGGGTGTGGTGGAGAGGATGGAGGATTTGGGGATATCGGCGCGCGTGAGCGTACGGGAGAAGATGTAGTTCTTCTTGCCGGGGAAGGTGGGTTGCCCGTGCGCGCGCATGACATCAAAGGTGCGACGGCCGATGAGCAGAGTGTCGTAGCGGGAGAAGTCCTGGGCGTAGTCCACCTCGGGATCGGAGGGGATCCAGTCGAACTCGCCTTTGGGGCCGGCGATGAAGCCGTCGAGGCTAGAGGCTACGGCATAGCGGACGCGGCGCATGCGAAAGTTTATCGCCAACGATGGAACCCCACCCATGACGACGATAAAGCTGTCGTGATGAATGGGGCACCGAAAGAGTCGTACTGAGGAGCGCTACGCGTTGGCGCCGTGGCACTTCTTGTATTTCTTGCCGGAGCCGCAGTAGCACGGATCGTTGCGGCCGATGTTGGCGCCGGCGCGCTTGGGGGCAGAGCCGTTGCCGTTCGAGGTTGAGCCGCCGGCCTGGCGGGCGATCTCGAGTTCGCGCTCTTTCTTGCGGGCGAACTCGCGCTCGAGTGCGTCGATGGTGGTCTGCGGAGCGCGCGTGGGAACGACGGGCGGCGCGGACTGTTGCGCTGGCTGCTGGTTTGGCTGCCAGTGAGTGGGCGCGGCAGAGGGCATTTGAGCTGGCGGCGGCATCTGCGGCGGGGTGGCGAAGTGCCGCGCCTGCAGGGCGGCGAGTTGCTCAGGTGTTTCGATGGGCGTGCCGTCCGGAGCGAGGATCTGCATGCGGAACAGGTGCCGGCAGGTGTCCTCTTGGAAGCGCGTCATCATTGCCTCGAACATGATGAAGGACTCTTTCTTGTACTCGACGAGTGGATCGACCTGGGCGTAGCCGCGCAGGCCGATGCCCTCCTTGAGGTGATCCATGTTGAGGAGGTGATCCTTCCAGAGGCCGTCGAGCACGGACAGCATGACGACGCGCTCGTGGTAGCGCATGTTGGGTGCGCCGAGGATCTGCTCCTTGACGTTGTAGCGCTCGCGGAGCTTTTCAAACATGGCGTCGCCGAGGTCGTGACGCGAGAGCTCTTCGGCGTTGATCTGGTCCTGAAGCTTTGCGCCGAAGAGATCGAAGGTCGCGGCGAAGAGACCTTCGAGGTTCCATTGCTCGACATGCGCCTTCTCTGGGATGTACTCGTCGAGAAGGTTGGAGAGGATCGTCGAGACGTAGTCGTCGGTGATGAGCTCTTTCTGCTCGACGCCTTCCATGAGCTGGCGGCGGAGCCCGTAGACGGCTTCGCGCTGCTTGTTCATGACGTCGTCGTACTCGAGGACGTGTTTGCGGGACTCGAAGTTCTGAGCTTCGACAGCCTTCTGCGCGCCTTCGATGCGCTTGGAGATCATGCGCGATTCGATGGGCACGCCCTCTTCCATGCCGAGACGCTGCAGCAGCGTGCCGACCCACTCGCGCGCGAAGATGCGCATGAGGTCGTCTTCAAGCGAGAGGAAGAAGCGCGAGGCGCCGGGATCGCCCTGACGGCCGGCGCGGCCGCGGAGCTGGTTGTCGACGCGACGCGACTCATGGCGTTCGGTGCCGAGGATGAAGAGACCGCCGGTTTCGATGACTTTCTCGTGCTCGATCTTTGTGGCGGATTCATGGGCGGCGATGATCTCATCCCACTGCTCCTGCGTGGTCTCGAACTCCTGGCCCTGGTAGTAAAAGCGGGTGAAGCCGGCGGCGGCGTTGGGATGGATGGCGCCTTCGGCAGGCGAGACTGCGCGCGCGAGGTTCCGCTTGACGAGGTCCTGGCGCGCGATGAACTCGGAGTTGCCACCAAGAAGGATGTCCGTTCCGCGGCCAGCCATGTTGGTGGCGATGGTGACCATGCCGAGGCGACCGGCCTGCGCGACGATTTCGGCTTCTTTCTCGTGGAACTTCGCGTTGAGGACGACGTGGCGTACACCCTTGCGCTTGAGGATGTCAGAGAGGAGCTCGGATTTCTCGATCGACGTAGTGCCGACGAGGACCGGCTGCTTCGAGGCGTGCAGACGCTCGATCTCGTCGGCGACGGCGAAGTATTTTTCTTTCGCGGTGCGGTAGACGACATCGGGGTTTTCGATGCGCTGCATCGTGCGATTGGTAGGGATGACGACGATGTCGAGCTTGTAGATGGATTGGAACTCGGCGGCCTCGGTCTCAGCGGTACCAGTCATGCCGGCGAGCTTCTTGTAGAGACGGAAGTAGTTCTGGAAGGTGATGGTGGCAAGCGTCTGATCTTCCTTGCGGATATCGACGCCTTCCTTGGCCTCGATGGCCTGGTGGAGGCCATCAGACCAGCGGCGGCCGGGCATGAGGCGGCCGGTGAATTCGTCGACGATGATGATCTCGCCGTCCTTCACCACGTACTCGACGTCGCGCTTGTACAGGGCGTGGGCCTTGGTGGCCACCTCGATGTGGTGCTTCATGTCCCAGTTTTCGGGGTCGGCAATGTTGCCGATGCCGAGAAGCTTTTCGACCTTCTCGAAGCCTTCGTCGGTGATGGTGATGGCGCGCGCTTTTTCGTCAACGACGTAGTCGCCGGTCCAGGTCTTGGACTGCGACTCGAAGTTCTCGATCATCTCGCCTTCTACGAGTTGCGGGATGATGGTGTTGGCGATGGCGTACTTGTCGGTGGTTTTGTCAGTGGGGCCGGAGATGATGAGCGGCGTGCGGGCTTCGTCGATGAGGATGGAGTCGACTTCGTCCACGATGCAGTAGAAGTGGCCGCGCTGCACGGTGTCCTTGAGGTCGAACTTCATATTGTCCCGCAGGTAGTCGAAGCCGAACTCGTTGTTGGTGCCGTAGGTGATGTCAGAGCCATAGGCTTCGCGACGCTGCTCGTCGGAGAGGTCGTGCACGATGACGCCGACGGAGAGGCCGAGGAAGCCATAGACCTTGCCCATCCACTCGGCGTCGCGCTTGGCGAGGTAGTCGTTGACGGTGACGACGTGGACGCCGCGGCCGGCGAGCGCGTTGAGATAGCAGGGAAGCGTAGCGACGAGCGTCTTGCCTTCGCCGGTTTTCATTTCGGCGATCTTGCCCTGGTGCAGGACCATGCCGCCGATCATTTGCACGTCATAGTGACGCATGCCGATCACACGGATTGCTGCTTCGCGGACGACGGCGAAAGCCTCGGGCAGGAGCTCATCGAGCACGCGCTTTTCGGCGTCAGCGATGTCTTCGGGCTCGGTCAGGCCTTCGATGGCGGAAGCGACGCGGGCCTTGAATTCGGCGGTTTTGGCGGCGAGCTGCTCGTCGGTGAGCTGCTTGAGGGCGGGCTCGTGGTCGTTGATTTGCGCAAGCGTGGGGAGCATGCGCTTGACGGCGCGGTCATTGGCGGTGCCGAAGACTTTGGCGAAGGTTTTTTCGAGCAGCACGGGAGTTGTCCTTTTGGCGCGGCGCCGGATGGAGCTATCGACGCGAGTAATCAGAATTTCGAGCGGAGTGGAACAGGCCAGACTGGCCCGCAGAAATGGCGCTTAGAGAGCGGCGTTGCGGGCGAAGCTGGTGGCCGCGAAGATGGCGGCGGAGTGTGCGGCGGGCGGGCGCATCGTCCACGTGGAATGGAAGACGGCGGCTAACGCGGGCGCTGGTGTGAGAAGAGTTTCCGGATCGACGGCGCTATCTGCGGTGTTCTGCGCGAAGTGCTCGTTGTGCGCGTCTACCGCATGGCGGTACAGCAGCGCGGTGATGCGGTCGCCGTGAAAGCCGCGCGGCGAAGAAGACGCGTTCGCCTGTGCCGCTCCGAGCGTGGAGAGCAGCAGAAAGAGGCAGGCGAGATGGCGAGTGCGCAGAGACACGGGTGTCTATAGTTTAGATGATTGCGCGGCCGAATTGTTGCTGTTCTGCAGCGAGGGTTTGAGGTAGTGGGACAGCGGGTCGCCGGTAGAGCGAATCGCTGTTGCGACGCATTGTGCCACCAAATCAGCGCCTTCGGGGCTGGTGTGGGTGTGGTCCTTGGGGAAGAGCGGCGCGGTCTTTTCGGGGCCGAGGGCTTCGAGGCGGTCGGCTTCGACGTTGCCGAGCTCGAGGACGGGAATTTTCTCCTGCGCGGCGACCTGGCGGACCCAGTCGTTGTAGCCCATGTCGCGCTCGATGTGGGCGCCAGTGGGACAGGCGGGTTGAGCCGCGGCACCGCAGGATGAACCGTCCGGAGCCTTCCAGATGTTGCGGACGGTTGGCGTGAGAAGGATGGGGTGGACGCCTTTCGCTTTGGCGTCGTCGATCATCTTGCGCAGATACCAGCCGAAGGTGTGGATGGTCTCGATCTTGCCGGCGTAGGGGCCGGTGGTCTGCGCGACGTCCTGGGTGTCGTCGCCGATGCCCTTGAGGTCGCCCCGGGGCTTGGCGCCGCCGAGATCGCCGCCGTCGTTGTGACCCATCTGCAGGAGGAGGAAGTCGCCGGACTTCATCTCGGCGAGCGTGGCGGCCCAGTGGCCTTCGTCGATGTAGGAGCGGGCGGAGCGGCCGGCGATGGCGCGGTTCGCGACGTTGATGCGCGAGGTATCGAAGAAGTGCGCGAAGTGGTCGCCCCAGCCGAGGTCGGCGCTATTGCGTGCAGTGGAGTCTCCGACGATGAAGACGGTGGGAAGCGCTGGGTTGAGCGGAGCGTTGTGCGGGAGGTTTGTCTGTGGAGGTGTGGGCGGAGGGGCTTCCTGCGCGATGGCGGGAGCGCTGAATGCGAGGCCGAGGATGACAACGGGACCGAGTGCGAGGGAGACGAGCCGCAGCATAGAGCTAACGGTAGCATCCGCGCAGTGCGGCCGTGATGAACAAAGGTGTGGTGGAAGTCTGACTTGCGGCGTAAGCTACGCGCACACAGAAGAGCAGGCTTTCGGGGAAGGCGGATGGCGATGGGCGCTGGTGCGGGTCGGACGCCGTTGGAGAGCGCTTTGCGCAAAGCGCGGTGGCGAATTCTGCCGCTGCTGTCGATCGGCTATCTGCTTGCCTTCATGGACCGCGCGAACATCAGCTTCGCGGCGGAG
This Acidobacteriaceae bacterium DNA region includes the following protein-coding sequences:
- a CDS encoding class I SAM-dependent methyltransferase, which produces MSTQAPMKETPALDMDKLNAFVGQFVNDLGAAVHSGMVVIGEKLGLYKALAEMPMTSTELAAKTKTDERYVREWLASQAAGGYVTFEEKTGKFSLSPEQAFTLAAEDSPAYLPGAFELALASLAAVPRIAASFKTGEGMGWGEHVEGVFHGCEKFFRPGYAANLMSSWIPSLEGVQEKLEKGAMVADVGCGKGASTLLMAEAFPKSTFFGFDYHDKSIEGARQAAANKGMSDRVTFGIATAKGFPGKYDLVTVFDCLHDMGDPVGAAKHVREALTPDGTWMIVEPFANDALKDNMNPVGRVYYSFSTLLCTPCSRSQEVGMCLGAQAGEARIRDVVTQAGFTRFRRATQTPFNIVYEARP
- a CDS encoding PAS domain-containing protein, with the protein product MPDLASRSDLQTESLRRQMEQFFDATTDAMVFLDRDYRFTFLNRRANEIISFGRNLVGQNLFEAFPGTVYKNSPYIENYRRSMEEGLRGEFEAFYPEPLNQWLRVQSFPTEDGIVIFFRDFTQEKLDRETLQRKTQEAERQRAEIETIYSTAPIGLALFDLDDYHYLRLNDRQAAFFGLKPEQIVGRTLTEMAPIEGLKELFDQVARGEPVINYPLEGKLFNDPADEHRYWTVSYFPVYGADGNIQAITAASLEITQQKKAELALQQSEKLAIVGRLASSIAHEINNPLESVTNLLYLAEHSETLDQARHYVRTAEVELRRVSAITSQTLRFHKQSSNPQEINLTDLVGSVLSVYQGRIANANVQIDRHSSAKRRVHCFEGEIRQVLANIISNALDAMPAGGTLFLRDRESRNWRNGEPGIAVTIADTGMGMSPETRARLFNPFFTTKGLTGTGLGLWVTKEIVDRHRGTLDVRSSQSPAHRGTVFTLFLPFNAVVR
- a CDS encoding dihydrofolate reductase family protein; translated protein: MRRVRYAVASSLDGFIAGPKGEFDWIPSDPEVDYAQDFSRYDTLLIGRRTFDVMRAHGQPTFPGKKNYIFSRTLTRADIPKSSILSTTPEQTVAELRNQPDNGKDIWLFGGGELFRTLLAANLVDEIELIVIPILLGGGIPLLPPPSQRLQLILRQHHTYKSGTLSLTYSIVYK